One genomic window of Sardina pilchardus chromosome 15, fSarPil1.1, whole genome shotgun sequence includes the following:
- the ociad1 gene encoding OCIA domain-containing protein 1: protein MTQATSFYPQPRDLPSPEPQQPGGAKDSAKYDRYALTEDERRILNECHEESFYQRCLPLAIASMVFCRVLLNRGILKPHPRFGSFLKMGTAGMLGHLFGKLSYVQICQKKFESLDKRSFGSAIRQESLRIFTPGMNQSEMADPNQADPADSAFESSHQSAMSYQPPADSFSYSSDYSSPSQSSYDPAPFSSSFSESAPSGVRGDDLPQGVHYLDDDLPKKKPVLYEELRSKNRENYEVTLTQKAETLLKPQAEVAVAPKKEGKKNKYGDAWEE, encoded by the exons ATGACACAGGCAACGTCATTTTATCCACAACCTAGAGATCTTCCTTCTCCAGAACCTCAACAGCCCGGGGGTGCCAAG GATTCTGCTAAATATGATAGATATGCTCttactgaagatgaaaggaGAATCCTCAACGAGTGTCACGAAGAGAGCTTCTACCAGAGAT GTTTGCCACTCGCTATCGCTTCCATGGTTTTCTGTCGGGTGCTTTTGAATAGAG GAATCCTTAAACCACATCCACGATTTGGCTCTTTCCTTAAAATGGGCA CTGCAGGAATGTTGGGACATTTGTTTGGCAAGTTGTCCTATGTTCAGATCTGTCAAAAGAAGTTCGAAAGTCTTGACAAACGCTCATTTGGTTCAGCTATCCGTCAGGAAAGTCTGCGTATTTTCACCCCAGG GATGAACCAGTCAGAGATGGCGGATCCCAACCAGGCGGATCCTGCGGATTCTGCATTTGAGTCCAGCCACCAGTCAGCGATGAGCTATCAGCCCCCAGCTGACTCCTTCAGCTACTCCAGTGACTACAGCAGCCCCTCCCAATCCTCATATGACCCTGCCCCTTTTAgttccagcttcagtgagtcaGCCCCCTCGGGTGTGAGGGGGGATGATCTACCACAAG GTGTGCATTACCTGGACGACGACCTGCCCAAGAAGAAGCCGGTGCTCTACGAGGAGCTTCGCAGCAAGAACCGCGAGAACTACGaggtcacactgacacagaagGCCGAGACTCTGTTGAAACCCCAGGCTGAGGTTGCCGTGGCACCAAAAAAAGAGG ggaaaaaaaacaagtatGGAGATGCTTGGGAGGAGTGA